A region from the Nostoc sp. HK-01 genome encodes:
- a CDS encoding tRNA uridine 5-carboxymethylaminomethyl modification enzyme GidA, giving the protein MTMHNSIEFQDAYDVIVVGAGHSGCEAALAAARLGCRTLLLTLNLDKIAWQPCNPAVGGPAKSQLTHEIDALGGEIGKVADRTYLQKRILNSSRGPAVWALRAQTDKREYAAVMKAIVENQENLTIREGMVTDLVLGANDEVVGVETYFGVAFECKTVILTTGTFLGGKIWVGNKSMAAGRAGEFAAEGLTETLNRLGFETGRLKTGTPARVDKRSVDYSKMEIQPGDVEVRWFSFDPQAWVEREQMPCYMTRTTAETHRLIRENLHLSPVYGGWVEAKGPRYCPSIEDKIVRFVDKESHQIFIEPEGRDIPELYIQGFSTGLPENLQLLMLRSLPGLENCVMLRPAYAVEYDYLPATQCYPTMMTKKIAGLFCAGQINGTTGYEEAAAQGIVAGINAARFVRGQEMIVFPREQSYLGTLMDDLCTKDLREPYRMLTSRSEYRLLLRSDNADQRLTPLGREIGLIDDRRWELFTNKQAQITAEKERLYATRIKEHEEIGQAIATNTQQAIKGSITLADLLRRPGFHYVDLDRYGLSNPSLTTAEREGAEIDIKYSGYLARQQNQIEQTARQAHRQLPADLDYAKIDTLSKEAREKLNQVKPLTIGQATRIGGVNPADINALLIYLELRKTKH; this is encoded by the coding sequence ATGACCATGCACAATTCCATTGAATTCCAAGACGCTTATGATGTCATTGTCGTCGGTGCAGGTCACTCCGGTTGCGAAGCCGCTTTGGCCGCTGCTCGTCTTGGTTGTCGGACTCTGCTATTGACCCTAAATTTAGATAAAATTGCTTGGCAACCTTGTAACCCAGCGGTGGGTGGCCCGGCTAAATCTCAGTTAACCCATGAGATAGATGCACTTGGGGGGGAAATTGGGAAAGTTGCAGATCGCACATACTTGCAAAAGCGTATCCTCAATTCTTCACGGGGGCCAGCAGTATGGGCATTACGCGCCCAAACAGACAAACGCGAATATGCTGCTGTGATGAAAGCTATTGTCGAGAATCAAGAGAATTTGACTATCCGTGAAGGGATGGTGACAGATTTAGTTTTGGGTGCTAACGATGAAGTCGTTGGTGTGGAAACTTATTTTGGCGTGGCGTTTGAATGTAAAACAGTAATTTTGACGACTGGGACTTTTTTAGGTGGCAAGATTTGGGTGGGTAACAAATCAATGGCGGCGGGACGCGCGGGAGAATTTGCCGCTGAGGGTTTGACAGAAACTTTAAATCGCTTGGGTTTTGAAACTGGAAGGCTGAAAACTGGAACACCTGCACGGGTAGATAAGCGATCAGTGGACTACAGTAAAATGGAAATCCAGCCGGGAGATGTGGAAGTTCGCTGGTTTAGTTTTGACCCCCAGGCGTGGGTAGAACGGGAACAAATGCCTTGTTATATGACCCGTACCACAGCCGAAACCCATCGTTTAATCAGAGAAAATTTACATTTATCCCCTGTTTATGGTGGTTGGGTAGAAGCGAAAGGCCCTCGTTATTGCCCCAGCATTGAAGATAAGATTGTACGGTTTGTGGATAAGGAAAGCCACCAAATTTTTATTGAACCGGAAGGACGAGATATTCCCGAATTATATATTCAAGGTTTTTCCACTGGGTTGCCAGAAAATCTACAATTACTTATGCTGCGGAGTCTCCCTGGTTTGGAAAATTGTGTGATGCTGCGTCCAGCCTATGCTGTGGAGTACGATTATTTACCAGCTACACAGTGTTATCCCACAATGATGACGAAGAAGATTGCCGGGTTATTTTGTGCTGGGCAGATTAACGGGACAACAGGCTATGAAGAAGCCGCAGCCCAAGGAATTGTGGCGGGAATTAACGCGGCACGATTTGTGCGTGGTCAAGAAATGATTGTGTTTCCGCGTGAGCAAAGTTATCTCGGCACGCTGATGGATGACTTATGTACAAAAGACTTGCGCGAACCTTACCGAATGCTGACTAGTCGTTCTGAGTATCGCTTGCTGTTGCGTTCTGATAACGCTGACCAACGCTTAACGCCTTTGGGTAGAGAAATTGGCTTAATTGACGATCGCCGTTGGGAATTATTCACCAACAAACAAGCCCAAATTACTGCGGAGAAAGAACGGTTATACGCCACCCGCATCAAAGAACATGAGGAAATTGGCCAAGCGATCGCCACTAATACTCAACAAGCAATCAAAGGTTCTATTACTCTCGCTGACTTACTGCGGCGACCAGGATTTCATTATGTTGACCTAGATAGATATGGCTTAAGCAACCCCAGCCTTACCACTGCTGAGAGAGAAGGCGCAGAAATTGACATCAAATATTCTGGCTATCTCGCTAGACAACAAAACCAAATTGAACAAACCGCCCGTCAAGCACACCGCCAGCTACCTGCGGATTTAGATTATGCCAAAATTGATACCCTCTCTAAAGAAGCACGGGAAAAATTAAATCAGGTAAAACCACTGACTATCGGCCAAGCTACCCGTATAGGGGGTGTAAATCCTGCGGATATTAACGCACTGTTAATATATTTGGAATTGCGTAAAACAAAGCACTAG